One genomic region from Campylobacter concisus encodes:
- a CDS encoding TolC family protein, producing the protein MKKILAVLLFSLPLWAGNLLEIIALAQSAKLESLKEFNKNEYINKNKSKKLNLSLDGRYTFVPDELKGGYMTKAGSITAKVEYLIFDGGASEAADKILDHKGVEKIYKDEELMNLTAFQVAKVYFNAVALNSLINLETKFVDSFAKAASENEFWFEYGEINKAEFDAINFTLDKKRAELDELGLKLAELNSRINLLSNGEIGFNAGSKIMMPDFSKDDISAKLGAMEQEKFIKEQENEKQKSKFAPKIYLKDTQSVNNNSFKKGERTTSQMIGAYADANRPRVEFEWKLPDSLSLSKQSQVKRIEEQKAALDLSDEENRIITRLKELESTIKGLNAKLNLQDLKQDKLDSDFVDLLNGYLDGEIKYEEFLFVSEKNFSDRANFILDGDLLELNKLEYFFECARKINEVIIE; encoded by the coding sequence TTGAAGAAGATTTTGGCGGTTTTGCTCTTTTCTTTGCCTCTTTGGGCTGGAAATTTACTAGAGATCATCGCTCTGGCGCAAAGCGCGAAGCTTGAGAGTTTGAAAGAATTTAATAAAAATGAATATATAAATAAAAATAAGAGTAAAAAGCTAAATTTATCCCTTGATGGCAGATATACCTTTGTGCCTGACGAGCTAAAGGGCGGATATATGACAAAGGCAGGCTCGATCACGGCAAAGGTTGAATATCTTATCTTTGACGGCGGTGCGAGCGAGGCTGCTGATAAAATTTTAGACCACAAGGGCGTGGAGAAAATTTACAAAGATGAAGAGCTGATGAATTTAACCGCTTTTCAGGTCGCAAAGGTCTATTTCAATGCTGTTGCCCTAAATTCGCTTATAAATTTAGAGACAAAATTTGTTGATAGTTTTGCAAAAGCTGCGTCTGAAAATGAGTTTTGGTTTGAGTATGGTGAGATAAATAAAGCTGAGTTTGATGCGATAAATTTTACTCTTGATAAAAAAAGAGCTGAGCTTGACGAGCTTGGGCTTAAGCTAGCCGAGCTAAACTCAAGGATAAATTTGCTCTCAAACGGCGAGATCGGCTTTAATGCTGGCTCAAAGATAATGATGCCTGATTTTAGTAAAGATGATATAAGCGCAAAACTTGGGGCAATGGAGCAAGAAAAATTTATAAAAGAGCAAGAAAATGAGAAGCAAAAGAGCAAATTTGCTCCAAAAATTTACTTAAAAGATACGCAAAGTGTGAATAATAATAGCTTTAAAAAAGGTGAGAGGACGACTTCGCAGATGATAGGTGCTTACGCTGATGCGAACAGGCCTAGAGTAGAGTTTGAGTGGAAGCTGCCTGATAGCTTAAGTCTTAGCAAGCAAAGTCAAGTTAAACGTATTGAAGAGCAAAAGGCGGCACTTGATCTAAGCGATGAAGAAAATAGGATAATCACTCGCCTAAAAGAGCTAGAAAGCACGATCAAAGGCTTAAATGCAAAGTTAAATTTGCAAGATTTGAAGCAAGATAAGCTTGATAGTGATTTTGTTGATTTGTTAAATGGCTATCTTGATGGCGAGATAAAATATGAAGAATTTTTATTTGTGAGTGAGAAAAATTTTAGCGATAGGGCAAATTTCATACTTGATGGCGATTTACTTGAGCTAAACAAGCTTGAGTATTTTTTTGAATGTGCAAGAAAAATAAATGAGGTGATAATTGAATAA
- a CDS encoding efflux RND transporter permease subunit yields MIKTAINRPITTLMIFLSLVVFGIYSLKTMNVNLYPQVNIPIVKITTYANGDMNYIKTKITQKIEDEVSSIEGIKKLYSTSFDNLSVVSIEFELNKDLESATNDVRDKMQKARLNANYEIEKLNGLSSSVFSLFITRLDGNETKIMQEIDDVAKPFLERISGVSKVKTNGFLEPAAKILLDRFKLDKNALSANEVANLIKVENLKAPLGKIENEQIQMAIKSNFSAKSIDEIRNLTIKQGVFLKDIASVDLAYKDANEAAIMDKKSGVLLGLELAPDANALTVIALAKSKLDQFKSLLGSEYDVKIAYDKSEVIQKHIDQTAFDMILGILLTIVIVYLFLRNFSITIISVVAIPTSIVATFFIINALGYDINRLSLIALTLGIGIFIDDAIVVTENIASKLKDEPNALKASFAGIKEIAFSVFAISLVLLCVFVPIAFMSGIVGKYFNSFAMSVAAGIVISFFVSIFLVPTLSARFVDAKESGFFLKSEPFFEALENFYEKILALALKFKLIFLAITLAVVVCSFALAKFVGGDFMPSEDNSEFNIYFKLDPSLSLQASKERLKDKISLINADPQVAYAYFILGYTDAKQPYLVKAYVRLKELKDRASNERQNAIMQRFRDKLKSDDMSVIVADLPVVEGGDVQPVKLTITSENGKELEKFVPKISKMLKEINDATDVNSPEEDLLKRVQISIDEDKAKRLNLDKASVASAVYSAFSQNEVSVFENENGKEYELYMRLDDKFRSDTNDILKTKIRSNEGFFVTLGDVATISFEQKPASISRFNRADEIKFLANTKNNAPLNSVANEISKKLNEILPANFKYKFLGFVELMDDTNASFIFTVSASAVLIYMVLAALYESFLLPFLIMLAMPLAFCGVVIGLFISGNPFSLFVMVGVILLFGMVGKNAILVVDFANHFANSGMEANEAVKMAAKKRLRAVLMTTFAMIFAMLPLALGRGAGFEANSPMAISIIFGLISSTLLSLLVVPVLFAWVYNLDKFIRKFYERERI; encoded by the coding sequence ATGATAAAAACAGCCATCAACCGCCCAATAACTACGCTTATGATATTTTTAAGCCTCGTTGTCTTTGGCATCTACTCGCTAAAGACAATGAACGTAAATTTATACCCGCAAGTAAATATCCCAATCGTTAAGATCACGACCTACGCAAATGGCGATATGAACTACATCAAGACAAAGATCACGCAAAAGATCGAGGACGAGGTCTCAAGCATCGAGGGGATAAAAAAGCTTTACTCAACTAGCTTTGACAACCTAAGCGTGGTAAGCATCGAATTTGAGCTAAACAAAGATCTAGAGAGCGCTACAAACGACGTCCGTGACAAGATGCAAAAGGCACGTCTAAATGCAAACTACGAGATAGAAAAGCTAAATGGGCTCTCATCATCTGTCTTTAGCCTCTTTATCACAAGGCTTGATGGTAATGAAACTAAGATAATGCAAGAGATTGATGACGTGGCAAAGCCGTTTTTGGAGCGCATTAGCGGCGTTTCAAAAGTCAAGACAAATGGCTTTTTAGAGCCAGCGGCGAAAATTTTACTAGATAGATTTAAGCTTGATAAAAACGCGCTTAGCGCAAATGAAGTGGCAAATTTGATAAAGGTTGAAAATCTAAAAGCGCCACTTGGCAAGATAGAAAATGAGCAAATTCAAATGGCGATCAAGTCAAATTTCAGCGCCAAAAGTATAGATGAGATAAGAAATTTAACGATCAAGCAAGGGGTCTTTTTAAAAGATATCGCAAGCGTTGATCTTGCTTACAAAGACGCAAACGAAGCAGCGATAATGGATAAAAAAAGTGGCGTTTTACTTGGTCTTGAGCTAGCTCCAGATGCAAACGCTCTAACCGTGATCGCTCTAGCTAAGTCAAAGCTAGATCAGTTTAAAAGCCTGCTTGGCAGCGAATACGACGTAAAAATAGCTTATGATAAGAGCGAAGTGATACAAAAGCACATCGATCAAACCGCCTTTGATATGATCCTTGGTATCTTGCTAACCATCGTGATCGTATATCTGTTTTTAAGAAATTTCTCGATCACCATCATCTCAGTCGTAGCGATACCAACTAGTATCGTGGCGACATTTTTCATTATAAATGCCCTAGGCTACGACATAAACCGCCTAAGCCTCATAGCGCTAACGCTTGGCATCGGAATTTTCATCGACGACGCGATAGTTGTCACTGAAAATATCGCTAGCAAGCTAAAAGATGAGCCAAATGCCCTAAAAGCAAGCTTTGCAGGCATAAAAGAGATAGCATTTAGCGTCTTTGCGATCTCGCTCGTGTTGCTTTGCGTCTTTGTGCCAATAGCCTTTATGAGTGGCATCGTTGGCAAGTATTTTAACTCATTTGCGATGAGCGTGGCAGCTGGCATCGTCATCTCGTTTTTTGTGAGTATCTTTCTCGTGCCAACGCTTAGTGCTAGGTTTGTAGATGCCAAAGAAAGCGGCTTTTTTCTAAAGAGCGAGCCCTTTTTTGAGGCGCTTGAAAATTTCTATGAGAAAATTTTAGCTTTAGCGCTTAAATTTAAGCTCATATTTTTAGCTATAACGCTTGCGGTCGTTGTTTGCTCATTTGCTTTGGCTAAATTTGTAGGCGGCGACTTCATGCCAAGCGAGGATAACTCGGAGTTTAACATCTACTTTAAGCTTGATCCCTCACTTAGCCTGCAAGCTAGCAAAGAGAGGCTAAAAGATAAAATTTCACTCATAAATGCTGATCCTCAGGTCGCTTACGCCTACTTCATCCTTGGCTACACAGACGCCAAGCAGCCTTACCTTGTAAAAGCTTACGTTAGGCTAAAAGAGCTAAAAGATAGAGCCAGCAATGAGCGACAAAACGCCATCATGCAGAGGTTTCGCGACAAGCTAAAAAGTGACGATATGAGCGTCATCGTGGCTGATCTGCCTGTGGTTGAAGGCGGCGATGTGCAGCCAGTAAAGCTTACTATCACCTCTGAAAATGGCAAAGAGCTAGAGAAATTTGTACCAAAGATCAGCAAGATGCTAAAAGAGATAAATGACGCAACGGACGTAAATTCGCCCGAAGAAGATCTGCTAAAACGCGTGCAAATTTCTATCGATGAAGATAAGGCAAAGAGGCTAAATTTAGACAAAGCCAGCGTTGCAAGCGCCGTTTATAGCGCTTTTAGCCAGAACGAGGTCTCTGTTTTTGAAAACGAAAATGGCAAAGAGTATGAGCTTTACATGCGTCTTGATGATAAATTTAGAAGCGATACAAATGATATCTTAAAGACCAAGATAAGAAGCAATGAGGGCTTTTTTGTCACACTTGGCGATGTAGCGACGATTAGTTTTGAGCAAAAGCCAGCTAGTATTTCAAGGTTTAATAGAGCTGATGAGATAAAATTTTTAGCAAATACCAAAAACAACGCTCCGCTAAATAGCGTGGCAAATGAAATTTCAAAGAAGCTTAATGAAATTTTGCCTGCAAATTTCAAGTATAAATTTCTAGGATTTGTTGAGCTGATGGATGATACAAACGCTTCTTTTATCTTTACGGTAAGTGCTAGTGCGGTGCTTATTTATATGGTGCTAGCTGCACTTTATGAGAGCTTTTTGCTGCCATTTCTCATCATGCTTGCCATGCCGCTTGCCTTTTGTGGCGTCGTGATAGGCCTTTTTATAAGTGGCAACCCATTTAGTCTATTTGTCATGGTCGGCGTCATCTTGCTCTTTGGTATGGTTGGCAAAAACGCCATTTTGGTGGTTGATTTTGCAAACCACTTTGCAAATAGCGGTATGGAGGCAAACGAAGCTGTGAAAATGGCTGCAAAAAAGCGCTTAAGGGCTGTTTTGATGACCACTTTTGCGATGATATTTGCCATGCTGCCTCTTGCGCTTGGCAGGGGTGCTGGCTTTGAAGCCAACTCGCCTATGGCTATAAGTATCATCTTTGGGCTCATTAGCTCGACTTTGCTAAGCTTGCTTGTCGTGCCAGTGCTTTTTGCTTGGGTCTATAATCTTGATAAATTTATAAGAAAATTTTATGAAAGGGAGAGAATTTGA
- a CDS encoding efflux RND transporter periplasmic adaptor subunit: protein MKKLIILMIFGIFSFASEEIFADFEVYAKQSSKLAFESSGKVDKIFVDVSSHVKKGDALAILDQSSLEIALKKAKNDLELAKNASEFAKNTLNKFTQVRDVTSKQEFDEVKYKFDEAILRVQSAQIAILNAQDRLKKAVLKAPFDGVIASKNIELGEGVSPLSPAFVLNSNEVKILIAIDEKYANLVKVGDTFKFKLDAASEEKEVKIALIYPEIKRDTRKFYAQAYDSGLKPGMFGQGKVIIGENK, encoded by the coding sequence TTGAAAAAGCTGATAATTTTGATGATATTTGGTATTTTTTCATTTGCTAGTGAAGAAATTTTTGCTGATTTTGAAGTCTATGCTAAGCAAAGCTCAAAGCTTGCATTTGAAAGCAGTGGCAAGGTGGATAAAATTTTTGTAGATGTTTCAAGTCATGTTAAAAAGGGTGACGCTTTAGCTATTCTTGATCAAAGTAGCTTAGAAATCGCTCTAAAAAAGGCAAAAAATGATCTTGAGCTGGCAAAAAATGCTAGTGAATTTGCAAAAAATACTTTAAACAAATTTACTCAAGTAAGGGACGTCACTTCAAAGCAAGAATTTGATGAGGTAAAGTATAAATTTGACGAAGCAATACTTCGGGTTCAAAGTGCACAAATCGCTATTTTAAATGCGCAAGATCGCCTTAAAAAAGCTGTTTTAAAAGCTCCTTTTGATGGTGTTATCGCTAGTAAAAACATTGAGCTTGGAGAGGGTGTTTCGCCGCTTAGTCCAGCTTTTGTTTTAAATTCAAATGAGGTTAAAATTTTAATAGCAATCGATGAAAAATACGCAAATTTAGTAAAAGTTGGCGATACATTTAAATTTAAACTTGACGCAGCAAGCGAGGAAAAAGAGGTAAAAATCGCGCTAATTTACCCAGAAATTAAGCGAGATACTAGGAAATTTTACGCCCAGGCTTATGATAGCGGGCTAAAGCCAGGCATGTTTGGTCAAGGAAAAGTGATAATCGGCGAAAATAAATGA
- a CDS encoding TolC family protein, protein MKKFLFIFLPIFLLGSNLSMIANKAMQNEISKIKELELKRAKLSDEATLSSYMPSLSLEGSYGKNASTFPSVVAKESAGVLARIDFLLYDGGAREARLKMSQLLKNKAMIASDEAKNYLALKAVNLYFNALALENIIAAKNAQANFLKGVLDKLEKTNIAGLAAKDELENVRAKYYLANSTQLEYKNKMEQILNEINLLTGEKILPVAGAKMADISSNLASKNAELDRLSQDIFLGEAKLGEAKAGFLPQILLYDTYGFYKNNYDINLGRFSSYRSYVDKYLKEDTHGNKFGIAFKWKIFDFFATSKMSQAQKIALDEARLNVEYKKRENETRLKNLQSEIVVLTSKIASLNEYVRASDLALKASYEKYNSGLLGYSDLLEALSQKFDAISLFESAKDELEIKKAEFFFENGEPILERIRD, encoded by the coding sequence ATGAAAAAATTTTTATTCATTTTTTTGCCGATATTTTTGCTTGGTTCAAATTTAAGCATGATCGCAAACAAGGCAATGCAAAATGAAATTTCAAAGATCAAAGAGCTTGAGTTAAAAAGAGCAAAATTAAGCGATGAAGCCACATTAAGCTCATATATGCCAAGCCTTAGCCTAGAGGGCTCATACGGCAAAAATGCAAGCACTTTTCCAAGTGTAGTCGCTAAAGAGTCAGCCGGTGTGCTGGCTAGAATTGATTTTCTGCTTTATGATGGCGGGGCTAGAGAGGCTAGGCTAAAGATGAGCCAGCTTTTAAAAAACAAAGCCATGATCGCTAGTGATGAAGCCAAAAACTATCTTGCACTTAAGGCTGTAAATTTATATTTTAATGCCTTGGCACTTGAAAATATAATAGCCGCTAAAAATGCTCAGGCAAATTTTTTAAAAGGCGTTCTAGACAAGCTTGAAAAGACAAACATTGCAGGCCTTGCCGCAAAAGATGAGCTTGAAAATGTGAGGGCTAAATATTACTTAGCTAATAGCACGCAACTTGAATACAAAAACAAAATGGAGCAAATCTTAAATGAGATAAATTTGCTAACTGGTGAGAAAATTTTGCCAGTAGCTGGAGCAAAGATGGCTGATATTAGCTCAAATTTAGCTTCAAAAAATGCCGAGCTTGATAGACTAAGCCAAGATATATTTTTAGGCGAGGCCAAGCTTGGCGAGGCAAAGGCTGGTTTTTTGCCTCAAATTTTGCTTTATGACACATATGGATTTTATAAAAATAATTACGATATTAATCTAGGCAGGTTTAGTTCTTACCGCTCATACGTGGATAAATACTTAAAAGAAGATACTCATGGCAATAAATTTGGTATCGCTTTTAAATGGAAAATTTTTGATTTTTTTGCTACTAGCAAGATGAGTCAGGCCCAAAAGATCGCGCTTGATGAGGCAAGGCTAAATGTGGAGTATAAAAAGCGTGAAAATGAGACAAGGCTTAAAAATTTGCAAAGTGAAATCGTGGTGCTTACTTCAAAAATCGCTTCACTAAATGAATATGTAAGAGCAAGTGACTTGGCATTAAAAGCTAGCTATGAAAAGTATAACTCTGGTCTTTTGGGATATAGCGACCTGCTTGAGGCGCTCTCTCAGAAATTTGATGCCATTAGCCTTTTTGAGAGTGCAAAGGATGAGCTTGAGATCAAAAAAGCAGAGTTCTTTTTTGAAAATGGTGAGCCGATTTTAGAGAGGATTAGAGATTGA
- the fliP gene encoding flagellar type III secretion system pore protein FliP (The bacterial flagellar biogenesis protein FliP forms a type III secretion system (T3SS)-type pore required for flagellar assembly.): MLALAVLLCTVFGADPALPTINLSLNSPTNAEQLVNSLNVLLILTALALAPSLIFMMTSFLRLVIVFSFLRQAMGTQQVPPSTVLISLAMVLTFFIMEPVGQRSYNDGIKPYIAEQIGYEEMLDKSLKPFKEFMVKNTREKDLALFFRIRNLQNPANIEEIPLSIAMSAFMISELKTSFEIAFLLYLPFLVIDMVVSSVLMAMGMMMLPPVMISLPFKLLIFVLVDGWNLLIGNLVKSFH, from the coding sequence CTGCTTGCTTTAGCGGTTTTACTTTGCACGGTTTTTGGGGCTGATCCTGCGCTACCAACTATAAATTTAAGTCTAAATTCTCCAACAAATGCCGAGCAACTTGTAAATTCTTTAAATGTTTTACTAATCCTCACCGCACTTGCACTCGCTCCTTCGCTTATTTTTATGATGACAAGTTTTTTAAGGCTTGTTATCGTATTTTCATTTTTACGCCAAGCGATGGGTACGCAACAAGTGCCTCCTTCAACAGTGCTTATCTCGCTTGCGATGGTTCTTACATTTTTTATTATGGAGCCAGTTGGGCAAAGAAGCTATAATGATGGCATAAAGCCTTATATAGCTGAGCAAATAGGCTATGAAGAGATGCTTGATAAGAGCTTAAAGCCATTTAAAGAATTTATGGTAAAAAATACAAGAGAAAAAGACCTTGCGCTTTTCTTTAGGATTAGAAATTTACAAAATCCAGCAAATATTGAAGAGATACCGCTAAGTATTGCAATGTCGGCTTTCATGATAAGTGAGCTAAAGACATCTTTTGAGATAGCATTTTTGCTCTATTTGCCATTTCTAGTCATTGACATGGTCGTAAGCTCAGTGCTGATGGCTATGGGTATGATGATGCTTCCTCCTGTAATGATCTCACTACCATTTAAACTGCTCATCTTTGTGCTAGTTGATGGCTGGAATTTACTAATAGGAAATTTAGTAAAAAGCTTTCACTAA
- a CDS encoding OmpA/MotB family protein produces MGKLIKPEECPKCMPEWLAAFGDLMSLLLCFFVLLLSMATMDAKKMEAAVGSLAGALSVLEGGARPENQIEKETDPENTRAKKISKQKGSQSELNMNVKKINELLAASGAPEITMEESEDGFIVRLPAAMLFEKDSAEISGEDAKLFLKRIGMIVAKMPNEVKVDIIGHTDNIEPNKDSAYKNNWQLSTARALSVVEELINDGVPQNRIIASGKASFDPIASNSTEDGRAKNNRVEIHFISLEPKNKEATKKSILDMRN; encoded by the coding sequence ATGGGTAAGTTAATAAAACCAGAAGAGTGCCCAAAATGTATGCCTGAGTGGCTAGCTGCTTTTGGCGACCTTATGTCACTTTTGCTTTGTTTTTTTGTTTTATTACTTTCTATGGCGACAATGGATGCTAAAAAGATGGAGGCCGCTGTTGGCTCACTAGCTGGTGCTTTAAGTGTGCTTGAAGGTGGCGCTAGACCTGAAAATCAGATAGAAAAAGAGACAGATCCAGAAAATACTCGTGCAAAAAAGATAAGCAAGCAAAAGGGCTCACAAAGCGAGCTAAATATGAATGTTAAAAAGATAAATGAGCTGCTAGCTGCTAGTGGAGCGCCCGAGATTACTATGGAAGAGAGTGAAGATGGCTTTATCGTAAGGCTTCCAGCAGCTATGCTTTTTGAGAAAGATAGTGCTGAAATTTCTGGCGAAGATGCGAAGCTGTTTTTAAAACGAATAGGCATGATTGTGGCAAAAATGCCAAATGAAGTAAAGGTCGATATCATCGGACATACCGATAACATAGAGCCAAATAAAGACTCAGCTTATAAAAATAACTGGCAGCTCTCAACTGCAAGGGCTTTAAGTGTGGTTGAAGAGCTAATCAACGATGGCGTACCACAAAATAGAATAATAGCTTCTGGCAAAGCTTCGTTTGATCCGATCGCTAGCAACAGCACAGAAGATGGCAGAGCTAAAAACAATAGAGTAGAAATTCACTTCATATCGCTTGAGCCAAAAAATAAAGAGGCTACTAAGAAAAGTATCCTTGATATGAGGAATTAG
- a CDS encoding motility protein A yields MDLGTVVGWVLTLVLLFGSMAIGVGIGPYIDIPSVMIVFGGTIGVMMVGFKMETLKGIGKFYGIAVKPSVVVNLPETIKKIVDYSTKARRDGILSLESEVNNETNQFLKRGLSMAVDGNEPDAIRALLEIDIDQTSTRHSNNIKIFEQVGGFAGAMGMIGTLIGLVAMLLNMSDPSAIGPSMAVALLTTLYGAMIGNIIGAPVANILSIRDADEALEKQVVLEGIMSIQAGDNPRTLEAKLLAFLPPKDRKSQFE; encoded by the coding sequence ATGGATTTAGGAACCGTCGTCGGCTGGGTTTTGACCCTAGTGCTTTTGTTTGGATCAATGGCGATAGGCGTTGGTATAGGACCATACATCGATATTCCTTCTGTGATGATCGTTTTTGGTGGTACTATCGGTGTTATGATGGTTGGCTTCAAGATGGAGACGCTTAAAGGAATTGGTAAATTTTATGGCATTGCTGTCAAGCCATCAGTCGTAGTAAATTTACCTGAGACTATAAAAAAAATAGTCGATTATTCAACTAAAGCTAGACGTGATGGTATCTTATCGCTCGAAAGCGAAGTAAATAATGAGACAAATCAGTTTTTAAAAAGAGGCCTTTCAATGGCAGTTGATGGCAATGAGCCAGATGCGATCAGAGCACTTTTGGAGATCGATATCGATCAAACTAGCACAAGACATTCAAATAATATTAAAATTTTTGAGCAAGTCGGCGGTTTTGCGGGTGCGATGGGTATGATAGGAACACTCATTGGTCTTGTTGCGATGCTTCTTAACATGTCAGATCCTAGTGCGATTGGCCCATCAATGGCGGTTGCCTTGCTTACGACGCTTTATGGTGCGATGATAGGTAATATCATAGGTGCGCCTGTGGCAAATATCCTCTCTATTCGCGATGCCGATGAGGCACTTGAAAAACAAGTCGTACTTGAGGGAATCATGTCGATACAAGCGGGCGATAATCCAAGAACGCTTGAAGCTAAGCTCTTAGCATTTTTACCACCAAAAGATAGAAAAAGTCAGTTTGAATAA